Part of the Flagellimonas eckloniae genome, CAATTGCATCTACCACAATTGTGTCCAATGGAGTTGAAGAAGTGGATGTTCAAATACCCCCCAACAAATTTGTAGATTCAGGGAATTATGCCCATATATCTGACTGGGACAGCATGAAAGATGCCAGGTTTTTGGCAGAATTGCTAAAGAAAGGCATACGGGTTCGTAAAACAAACCATCCTTTTTCAATTAATGGAAAGTCATTTTCAAGAGGAAGTTTGATTATTACCAAAGGAGACAATCAACATAAAACAGATTTCATTGCGGTTCTAAAAAAAATCTGCGATAAGTTTGAAAAGACCATGACAGGTTCAAAAACCGGTTTTGTAGATTCTGGAAAAGACTTTGGGTCTTCCTATGTTCAGATGATTACAAAACCAAAGATTGCAGTTTTGTCCGGGAAACCTACGTCTACACTGCGTTTTGGTGAAGTTTGGCACTTTTTTGAGCAACAATTACATTATCCAATCACTGTTATAGATAGTGATTATCTCAGTCAAGTGGATTTAAAAAGCTACCAAATTTTAATACTTCCAGGCGGCAACTATAAAACCTTCATTAAGGAAAAAGAACTAATCAAATTAAAAGAATGGGTAAAAGCCGGAGGAAAACTTATTGCAATGGGTGGAGCAGTAGATGAAATTGCGGACAAAAGAGCATTTAACATAAAGAAGAAAAAAGTTACAAAAGATTCCTTGAAAAATGAGCCAAAACCTCACAAAAGTGTTCGAAGGGAACTTATTAAAAAAGCAATTACAGGTGCTATTTTTAAAACCAAAGTTGACAATACGCATCCTTTAGCCTATGGATATGGAGAAGAATATTTCACACTAAAATTGGGTAGCTCCAGCTATGATTATCTAAAAAATGGAAATGCCGTATATCTTGAAGGAAATACCAGGCCAGTATCTGGTTTTGCTGGAAGTGAAGCTCAAGAAAAAGTGAGGAATTCATTAGTCTTTGGTGCAGAAAAGCATGGAAAGGGTCAGGTTATCTATTTGGTGGATAATCCGTTATTTAGAGGTTTTTGGGAGAATGGGAAGCTATTCTTTGCTAACGCACTTTTTATGGTTGACTAGAATAAATTTCTTGACTATCAGAATATCAGTTAAAAAAGATAGTATTATCGAATCGAATCAATCCAAGTTTTAAACTTATAAAAAGGGAAATAAAATCGTATATCTAATTATAAATCATTAACTTAGAGTTCTTCGTATTCAACATAATACAGCATTGCTATGTATAAAAAATATAAAAAAACTCAGAAAAAAATCCAAACAGCACTAGTAGTGTTGTTGGTATCCGTTATGGGATTTAGCGCTACAAATGCATTTGCATTTCAGGAAAAACAAAGTGTAGAAAATTTTAAGCAGTATAAAGGGGAGGTAATTGACCAAGATTCTAAAAAAGCGTTGATTTTTGCAACCTTAGCCGTTGAAGGAACAAATATTAGTACAATAACCAATACCGAAGGTGATTTTATTTTGAAAATCCCGGAAAGCGTAGATGATGGAACTGTTATTGTATCATTTTTGGGATATGAAAGCAAGAATATTTTGCTTTCGGACCTTAGTCCTGACAAAAACAAGATAGAACTTTCCGTTTCGGTCACCCAACTCTCAGAGGTAAATATTAATGCCCCAAAAGATGCTACTACCTTAGTGAGACAAGCTTTAGCCAGAAAAGGGGATAATTATTTTGATGACCCAACTTTAATGACAGCATTTTATAGGGAGACTATAAAGAAAAGAAGAAAAAACGTCTCTCTTTCCGAAGCTGTTGTCAATATTTATAAAACACCATACAACTCCCTACGAAGGGATGCCGTTGAACTTTATAAGGCCAGAAAAAGTACGGATTATAGCAAGTTGGATACCGTTGCTCTTAAATTACAGGGAGGGCCTTTCAATGCGTTATATGTTGATATTATGAAATATCCAGAATATATTTTTGCAGAAGGCTCTATTGATGATTACAAATTTGCATTTTCCCGTTCTACAAGAATTAAGGACCGATTGATATATGTTATAAAGTTTGATCAAAAACAATCGATTGATATCCCGTTGTACAAAGGAGAGCTCTTTATTGACGTTGAGAACAAAACATTGACCAGTGCCGTATATACACTCAATATAATAAGTAAAGAAAAAGCCGCTAGATTATTTGTACGGAAAAAGCCGGCAAATTTGGATGTTTGGCCAACAGATGTTGGGTATAGAGTTGATTATCGCGAAAAAAATGGCAAATGGTACTATGGCTATAGCAATGTCCTTTTAACATTCAAGGTAGACTGGAAAGATAAATTGTTCAATTCTGTTTATACCATGACCGCAGAGATGGCCGTTACCGATTGGGAAAAAAACTTGACCGGAGAATTACCTAAAAGTAAAGAAAGACTAAAAAAATCCATTATTTTAAGTGATGAAGCCATTGGTTTTTCAGATCCTGATTTTTGGGGGCAGTATAATATTATAGAACCTGAAAAATCCATTGAATCCGCGATTAAAAAAATACAGCGCCAATTGAGACGATCTAAGTCCAACGGCAGCGCATCCAAACCTTGATTAAAACAGAATTCCAATTTTAAAAAAAAAGAGTCGCTATTTTTTGGTGACTCTTTTTTTTGAACCTTGTAAAAACTATTTAAGTTTAATTAAGCGAGAAAACTTCAATACGTATGCTAGAAAGAAGAAAGTTCATTAACCTGGTAGCGTTAGTATCTGCAAGTGCGGTTCTACCAAATTGTTCCACAACCAAAAGTATTGGTGAACAGGGTAATTCACGTCTGCTGCCAAAACGACTACAAAAGAGAGATACAATAGGTCTTATAGCTCCTGGATATGCTGTTAAACCTGAAATTCTGGAAGAAATGAAAAACACATTGGTTGAAATGGGGTTTGTTCCTTTTCATACCGACCGGATTCATGGAAATCATGGGTATTTCAGTAATACAGATAAAGAAAGGGCGGCCGATCTTAACGAAATGTTCAAAAACCCAAAAATTGATGCTATTCTTTGTGCCCGAGGTGGATACGGATGCACTCGAATTATGCAAATGATAGATTATGAAAATATTAGAATGAATCCAAAAATGTTGGTTGGATTTAGTGATATCACAGCTCTTCTAAATGGTATTTATAAAGAAACTGGATTAATTACCTTTCATGGACCTGTAGGAAGCACGCTAAATGATGCGTATAGCAAGCAGCAATTTAGTAACTCTTTAATTCATCCAAAATACCCCCAAACCATTACCAATGTGGTTTTGGAGGATGAAGAAATGATTGCTGATGTAGAATATGACAGATACACAATCACATCAGGATTGGCAACAGGAAAATTGGTTGGTGGTAGCCTTACCCTAGTTAATGCACTTATTGGAACACCCCATGAAATTGATTTTACAGATGCGATTGTTTGTTTGGAAGATGTTGAAGAAGCTCCCTACCGTATAGATAGAATGTTAACCCAGTTGATTGAGGGGTCTAGTTTTAAAAACGCAAAAGGTGTGGTTTTTGGTGTTTGCAAAGGTTGTGATCGTAGTAAAGAGTATAACAACTTTACCCTAAAAGAGGTAATTATGGATAGGATTGCTCCGCTAAATATTCCTGCGGCTTATGGTATGAGTTTCGGTCATGTACCAAATAATTTCACTTTTCCCATAGGAATCAACGCAAAATGGGATGCTGATAAAATGACTTTAGAACTTCTGGAAAGGGCGGTTAATTAAGCCATGTCAGTGTTGAAGATCTTGATGGTGAAAAAATAAAAGGCTTGGTTTTACCAAGCCTTTTTACCCTTCCTATTGTTTTTCAAACTCTTGGAGTGTTTTTATGATGATGGAAACGCAATCCAGTAGTTGTTCCCTATTCATTACCAAAGGCGGTGCAAAACGGATGATATTACCGTGCGTCGGTTTGGCCAAAAGACCATTTTCTTTTAAGGCCATACAAATGTCCCATGCTGTGGTACTATCTTCCGTATCATTAATTAAAATAGCATTGAGCAAACCTTTTCCACGAACTCCCAACACCAAATCGCAGGTAGTTATAAACGTCTTGAGTTCTTCTCTAAATATCTCACCCAATTCAAAGGCATTTTCAGCCAACTCCTCTTCTTTTACAACTTCCAAAGCAGCAATTCCCACAGCAGCAGCTATGGGGTTACCACCAAAAGTACTACCATGGCTACCTGGAGTTATCACCTCCATAATATCATCATTGGCCAAGACAGCCGATATAGGATACGCTCCTCCGGAAAGTGCCTTACCTAAAATCAAAACATCTGGTTTTACATCTGGTGTTCCACTGCAATGCTTATCGCTACAAGAGCAGTTTCCACATGTGGCCAACAATCTTCCTGTGCGTGCAATACCAGTCTGCACTTCGTCAGCAATAAAAAGTACATCATACTTTTCACAAAGTTGTTTGGCAGCTTTTAGATAACCTTCGGAAGGTACATAAACACCTGCTTCCCCCTGAATGGGTTCAACCAGAAACCCTGCAATGTTTGAATTTGTTTCTAAGGCTTCTTCCAATGCAATTAGATTGTCATATTCAATCTTAATAAAGCCTTCGGTGTAAGGGCCATAATTTTTCCTTGCCACTGGGTCATTTGAAAATGAGATAATTGTAGTGGTCCTGCCATGGAAATTATTTTCGCAAACAACAATTTGTGCTTTATTTTCAGGAACTCCTTTTTTTTGATATGCCCACCTTCTACAAATCTTTAGAGCAGTTTCAACAGCTTCTGCACCTGTATTCATTGGCAAAAGCTTATCAAACTTAAAAGTTGAAGCTGCATATTCCTCAAATCTTCCCAGCATGTCATTGTAAAATGCCCTAGAGGTCAGTGTAAGGGTATTTGCCTGTTCTGTCATTGCTCTAACAATTTTTGGATGACAATGTCCCTGGTTTACTGCGGAGTACGCGGAAAGGAAGTCATAGTACTTTTTTCCTTCCACATCCCAAACAAAAACACCTTCTCCCCTGCTCAATACAACAGGAAGTGGATGGTAATTGTGAGCTCCGTACTTGTTTTCTAAATCTATCGCTTTTTGCGATGTTAATTGTTCTAAAACAGCCATTTTAATGCGTTTAAAATTATAAAATAACCATTCCTGCAATACCTTTATTCTTTCGAAGTTTCGAAAAAGCAGCGTGGGAGAGAAATCATCCCTAGTAGTAAATCAAAAATAAAGAATATTTAACATTACTTAAAAAAAATCCTCTCTACTACCATTTTATGTGACCAATTTAAAAATTGAGGTTCATACTACTACACTAATCTTTTAAAAAACTATAAAATGGAATATTTAGAAAACATGCTCAGTAGCATTACTAATTCCGTTGGTGACTTTTTACCAGCAACAATTGGCGCAATCTTGATTTTGGTAATTGGTTGGTTCATTGCCGGCTTACT contains:
- a CDS encoding carboxypeptidase-like regulatory domain-containing protein, producing MYKKYKKTQKKIQTALVVLLVSVMGFSATNAFAFQEKQSVENFKQYKGEVIDQDSKKALIFATLAVEGTNISTITNTEGDFILKIPESVDDGTVIVSFLGYESKNILLSDLSPDKNKIELSVSVTQLSEVNINAPKDATTLVRQALARKGDNYFDDPTLMTAFYRETIKKRRKNVSLSEAVVNIYKTPYNSLRRDAVELYKARKSTDYSKLDTVALKLQGGPFNALYVDIMKYPEYIFAEGSIDDYKFAFSRSTRIKDRLIYVIKFDQKQSIDIPLYKGELFIDVENKTLTSAVYTLNIISKEKAARLFVRKKPANLDVWPTDVGYRVDYREKNGKWYYGYSNVLLTFKVDWKDKLFNSVYTMTAEMAVTDWEKNLTGELPKSKERLKKSIILSDEAIGFSDPDFWGQYNIIEPEKSIESAIKKIQRQLRRSKSNGSASKP
- a CDS encoding S66 peptidase family protein, with translation MLERRKFINLVALVSASAVLPNCSTTKSIGEQGNSRLLPKRLQKRDTIGLIAPGYAVKPEILEEMKNTLVEMGFVPFHTDRIHGNHGYFSNTDKERAADLNEMFKNPKIDAILCARGGYGCTRIMQMIDYENIRMNPKMLVGFSDITALLNGIYKETGLITFHGPVGSTLNDAYSKQQFSNSLIHPKYPQTITNVVLEDEEMIADVEYDRYTITSGLATGKLVGGSLTLVNALIGTPHEIDFTDAIVCLEDVEEAPYRIDRMLTQLIEGSSFKNAKGVVFGVCKGCDRSKEYNNFTLKEVIMDRIAPLNIPAAYGMSFGHVPNNFTFPIGINAKWDADKMTLELLERAVN
- the rocD gene encoding ornithine--oxo-acid transaminase yields the protein MAVLEQLTSQKAIDLENKYGAHNYHPLPVVLSRGEGVFVWDVEGKKYYDFLSAYSAVNQGHCHPKIVRAMTEQANTLTLTSRAFYNDMLGRFEEYAASTFKFDKLLPMNTGAEAVETALKICRRWAYQKKGVPENKAQIVVCENNFHGRTTTIISFSNDPVARKNYGPYTEGFIKIEYDNLIALEEALETNSNIAGFLVEPIQGEAGVYVPSEGYLKAAKQLCEKYDVLFIADEVQTGIARTGRLLATCGNCSCSDKHCSGTPDVKPDVLILGKALSGGAYPISAVLANDDIMEVITPGSHGSTFGGNPIAAAVGIAALEVVKEEELAENAFELGEIFREELKTFITTCDLVLGVRGKGLLNAILINDTEDSTTAWDICMALKENGLLAKPTHGNIIRFAPPLVMNREQLLDCVSIIIKTLQEFEKQ